A single Drosophila gunungcola strain Sukarami chromosome X unlocalized genomic scaffold, Dgunungcola_SK_2 000036F, whole genome shotgun sequence DNA region contains:
- the LOC128260668 gene encoding uncharacterized protein LOC128260668, which translates to MARRHSSLGLLTIFLPILLAQICLAEKPYSVELNTFERDQSIDNQDKWVDWGTLRMKKIGRNQFAVSGDFEFKLNMGDEQKITLRVFVYDSKASRKGPLVMNVNKPFCKFIKEDEDTYPHIQKVSNLPEQGKCPFPKGKYTIDKYEMETNFLPDNAPKGDYLLQLSLQDRDIPVAGLVATVTLT; encoded by the exons ATGGCAAGGCGCCATTCCAGCCTGGGTCTATTAACTATTTTCCTTCCGATCCTCTTGGCTCAAATTTGTCTGGCCGAAAAGCCCTACAGTGTGGAGCTAAATACCTTTGAACGAGACCAATCCATCGATAATCAGGACAAATGGGTCGACTGGGGAACTCTGAGGATGAAAAAGATCGGACGGAACCAATTTGCCGTATCTGGGGATTTTGAATTCAAACTTAATATGGGTGATGAGCAGAAG ATTACTCTTCGGGTGTTTGTCTACGATTCGAAAGCCAGTCGAAAGGGTCCGTTGGTGATGAATGTGAACAAGCCCTTCTGCAAGTTCATCAAGGAGGACGAGGACACCTATCCACATATACAGAAGGTCTCCAATTTGCCGGAGCAGGGAAAATGTCCTTTTCCAAAGGGCAAATACACTATTGATAAGTACGAGATGGAGACCAATTTTCTGCCGGACAATGCTCCCAAGGGAGATTATCTGCTGCAGTTATCCTTGCAGGATCGTGATATCCCAGTGGCTGGACTTGTGGCCACTGTCACCCTGACTTag
- the LOC128260651 gene encoding ras-interacting protein RIP3, giving the protein MCLKKIMQRSLCPRMAGHIVQPRFHGIIDGAFRNFQRTKSSGSWGQDDGGRPKMPRSATPQASATSTVKSDASAYSRGANASVLARRINREDNMWRDSSYIDTKWLHPHDPSAYRPNFSQTEPTSLRKQFMRSPDEISREVMGRDWEETVKNYKRRSAIARGGNRNESWQAKDTTRNRQQHLHVMHMQQQREQEQQQLQQQREQQQQQLQQQQKQQQQKNQMQQKNYWGKNNYTKNQ; this is encoded by the exons ATGTGTCTTAAAAA AATCATGCAGCGTTCGCTTTGCCCTCGCATGGCCGGGCATATTGTGCAGCCGCGTTTCCACGGTATTATTGACGGCGCTTTTCGCAATTTCCAAAGGACCAAATCCTCCGGTTCGTGGGGCCAAGATGATGGGGGGCGCCCAAAGATGCCCAGGAGCGCAACACCGCAGGCTAGTGCCACATCGACGGTGAAGAGCGATGCGAGTGCCTATTCGCGTGGTGCGAACGCAAGTGTTCTGGCGCGTCGCATCAATCGAGAGGATAATATGTGGCGTGATAGCAGCTACATCGATACGAAATGGCTACATCCCCACGATCCCTCGGCGTATAGGCCGAATTTCAGTCAAACTGAGCCAACATCACTGCGAAAGCAATTCATGCGCAGTCCCGATGAAATTTCCCGCGAGGTGATGGGTCGCGATTGGGAGGAAACCGTGAAGAACTATAAACGCAGGAGTGCCATTGCCAGGGGCGGCAATCGAAATGAGTCGTGGCAGGCCAAAGACACCACCCGCAATCGTCAGCAACACTTGCATGTGATGCACATGCAACAGCAacgggagcaggagcagcagcagctgcagcagcaacgggaacagcagcagcagcagctgcagcagcagcagaagcaacagcaacaaaagaaCCAAATGCAACAGAAAAATTATTGGGGCAAGAACAATTATACCAAGAATCAATAA